The Arthrobacter oryzae DNA window TTGCGCGAGGGGCCGGAGCCAGGCGGCGAGTGACCAGAGTGCTGCCTCGCCCTTGGCCAGCAACAGGGCGCACGAGAGGGTGGCCAGGGCATGTCCGGCCAACATCAGGCCTGCGGCCCAGGCGGAATCGAACAGGTGCAGGTGGACGGCCGCGCTGCCTCCGCCGTCCAGCGGGCCGCCGGTGAACGGCACGCCTGTCAGCGGGGCGAAGGCGGGGTGGTGCCCCGGGTACTGCCCGGCATCGACGGGCTGTCCCGGTCCGGCGGGCGGGCTGAAGGCGCTGAAAGCCTCGTGGAGGACCAGTTGGCCGGTGCCCAGGAGCGCAGCCATGGCGGCGAAGTTCAGTTTGAGCCGGGTGGCGGCAGTCGCTGCCATGCCGGTCAGCGCCAGGACGGCAGCCATGATACCGGGCGCCGGCAGTTCGCCGCCGCCAACGACGTGGGCTGCCGCTGCCAGCGTCACGATCATCGCGGCGACCATGGCCGCGCGGAGGGAATGGAAAGGAGCCCGGGCGTGATGGGTGCGCACGGAGTCCTCCCTCGGGATCGGTTCGTTGCCGGCTTGGTTCCGCGCGACCCTGCCAAAGCGTCGGTGGCCTAAGGCGGGGTGGCGGATCCCTGTAATTCTAACCGGGGAGCAGGGCCGGTCCGGCTAGTCCGTTTCGGGCCCGGAGCAGTAGTGGCAGTCATCCTCACAATGGGTGGAGCCATCCTGGTCCCAGCCTGCAGTGCTGGCCGCCAATTCATTCTGCGAAGTCACGTATGGTCCCCGTTGCCGTTCCTGAAGCCTGGTTGATTCCCGGTGCCGGCGGTAGGTAGTCAACGCCGACAGTGTTCATCTAAGCCGCCGGGCGTGAAAGCGCTCAATGGATGAAGGGCCGAGGGGAGACGGACAGGATTGTGCAAGCGCCCAGCTTCCCCCTATGCGGCACCCGGAGGCCGCCCTAGACTGCTGGCGTACGCTGCCACTATCCCCAGGAGAAGACCATGGACTATTCAGGTACGGGTAATGAGAAAGCCGTTGCGGCCAGCGAGCTCAACAGGACGCACATCGGGCACACCGTGAGCTTCCAGCCGGATGAATTCACGCTGGTGTTCGGCCGGATCGGGGCGATTGCGCGCAAGGAAGGCGGAGTGACCATCGCACTCGACGGCGTTGACGGAACGGCCGGCCTGCAGTCGCACTACAGCCTGCCGCCGGCGCAGAACGTCTACGTCCAGCCGGACATGCTCACCAACACGGAGTCCACCATCAAGGACCTCTTCGGGAAGGTCCAGGACAACCTGCGCGGCCATAAGGGAGACCAGCGTCCGGACGCTCCCTAACCCGGACGCTCCCTAACCCGGACGGACCCTAGCCCGGCGGTTTAGCGCACGCCAGTCACCAGCCGGGCCCGGGTTTCCGTCGGTAACGGAACCCGGGCCCGGCCAGCGGACGGCTGCCGCGGGAGCGGTCAGGCGATGGCCTGATCGGCGATGTCCAGGACGTCGTCGAGGATTGCCAGGCCGGCCTCGATGTCCTGCACGCTGGTGTTGCACGGCGGGACCACGTGGATCCGGTTGAAGTTGGCGAACGGCAGCAGGCCCTTGGATTTGCACGCCGCGACGATCTCGTTCATCACCGGGCTGGAGCCGCCATAGGGTGCCAGCGGCTCCCGCGTGCTCCGGTCCCTGACGAGCTCGATGGCCCAGAACACGCCGGTTCCCCGGACCTCCCCCACTGAGGGGTGCCGTTCGGCGAAGCCGGCCAGTGCAGGACCGATGACGGTTTCGCCCAGGAACGCGGCATGTTCCACGATGCCCTCGCGTTCCATGGTGTTGATCGTGGCGACGGCGGCTGCCGTGGCCAGCGGGTGTCCGGAGTACGTGAGGCCGCCGGGGTACGCGCGCTTCCCGAAGGTCGCGGCGATTTCGGGGCTGATGGCCACACCGCCGAGCGGGACGTAGCCGGAGTTGACGCCTTTGGCGAAGGTCAGCAGATCCGGAATGACGTCGAAGTGCTCGACCGCGAACCACTTGCCGGTGCGTCCGAAACCGGCCATGACCTCGTCCGCGATGAACACAATGCCGTACTTTGTGCACAGATCCCGGACGCCTTGCAGGTAGCCGGGCGGCGGCATGTAGATGCCGGCGGTCCCTGGAACGGATTCCAGGATCAGCGCCGCGATAGTGGCGGGCCCCTCCAAGCTGATCAGCTGCTCGAGGTGCTCCAGCGCGCGCTGGCTTTCCTCCTCTTGCGTGGTCGAGTGGAACGCCGTGCGGTAGAGGTAGGGCGGGAAGAAGTGGACGGTGCCCGTGCTGGCGGTGTCGCTGGGCCAGCGGCGGGGGTCGCCGGTGAGGTTGATAGCGAGCTGGGTGCCGCCGTGGTAAGAGCGGTAGGCGGAGAGGACCTTGTGGCGGCCGGTGTGGAGCCGGGCCATGCGGACGGCGTGTTCGTTGGCGTCCGCGCCGCCGTTGGTGAAGAATATCCGGTCCAGTTCCCCGGGCGTGCGTTCGGCGATGAGCCGGGCCGCTTCGGACCGGGCGTCATTGGCGTAGCTCGGGGCAATGGTGCACAGCTTTGCTGCCTGCGCCGCGATGGCGGCGACGACGGCGGGGTGCTGGTGCCCGATGTTGGTGTTGACCAGTTGGGAGGAGAAGTCGAGGTACTTGTTGCCGTCGCCGTCCCACACGTGCGAGCCCTCGGCCGCGGTGATGACCATCGGATCCAGGAGGTCCTGGGCGGACCAGGAGTGGAAGACGTGCTTGCGGTCCAGTTTGTAGGCGCGGCGGGCCGACCCGGCATCATCGGACAGGGGCAGGACGCCGCTTTCAATCGTGGAAGTCATGACTGTTCCTTTCGAAGGAGCGCCGGTCAGGCGTTCTGCGGGAAGCCGAGGTTGATGCCGCCGTGGCTGGGATCGAGCCAGCGGGACGTGACGGCCTTGCCGCGGGTGAAGAAGCCGACGCCCTCGGTGCCGTGGGCGTGGGTGTCGCCGAACAGTGAGTTCTTCCAGCCGCCGAACGAGTAGTAGGCCATCGGGACCGGGACAGGGACGTTGATGCCCACCATGCCCACCTCCACTTCGTTCTCGAAGCGGCGGGCCGCGCCGCCGTCGTTCGTGAAGATCGCGGTGCCGTTGCCGTACGGGTTGCTGTTGATCAGCTCGAGGGCCTGGTCATAGGTGTCCACCCGGACCACGGAAAGGACCGGGCCGAAGATCTCGTCCTGGTAGATGGACATGTCAGTGGTGACGTTGTCAAAGAGGGTGGGACCTACGAAGAAGCCTTCGCCTTCGGCGTCCGGGGAGATGGTGCGGCCGTCCACGACGATCGTGGCGCCGGCCGCTTCGCCGGCATCCACGTAGCCGGCAACCTTGTCCCGGTGCTGGGCAGTGACCAGCGGACCCATGTCACAGCCGCGCAGGCCGTCGCCGGTGCGCAGCGAATTGGCGCGCTGGGCAATCTTGGCCACGAGGTCGTCCGCGATGTCGCCCACGGCAAGAAGCGCCGAGATCGCCATGCAGCGCTCGCCGGCGGAACCGAAGCCGGCGTTGACCGCAGCGTCCGCCGCGAGGTCCAGGTCGGCGTCGGGCAGCACGATCATGTGGTTCTTGGCGCCGCCGAGGGCCTGGACCCGCTTACCGTGGGCAGTGGCTGTCTGGTAGACGTACTTGGCGATCGGCGTGGAACCGACGAAGGAAACGGCCTTCACGTCAGGGTGGGTGAGGAGGGCGTCCACGGCCACCTTGTCGCCGTGTAGGACGTTGAAGACGCCGTCCGGCAGCCCGGCTTCCTTCCACAGTTCGGCCATCCAGTTGACGGCCGTCGGGTCCTTTTCGCTCGGCTTGATGATGACGGTGTTGCCGGCGGCGATGGCGAGGGGGAAGAACCACATGGGGACCATGGCCGGGAAGTTGAACGGGCTGATGATGGCCACCGGGCCGAGGGCCTGCCGGACGGAGTGGACATCCACCTTCGTGGAGGCGTTTTCCGTGTAGCTGCCCTTGAGCAGGTGCGGGATGCCGCAGGCGAACTCGACCACTTCCTGGCCTCGGGTCACTTCGCCCAGGGCATCGTCGAGGACCTTCCCGTGTTCCGAAGTGATAATCGCGGCCAGCTCGTCCTTGCGGGAGTTGAGCAGCTCCCGGAACGCGAAGAGGACCTGCGTGCGGCGGGCGAGGGACGTGTCGCGCCAGGCCGGGAAGGCGGCTTTCGCGGCGGCGATGGCGGCGTTGCTGTCCTCGGTGCTGGCCAGTGCCACCTGCGCGGTGACTTTTCCGGTGGCCGGGTTGGTGACGGGCGCGGTGCGCTCGCCGACCGGGACGTAGCTGCCGTTGATCCAGTGCTCGACGATGTTCAAGGAATCTCCTCAGGTGGTGGCTTGTGGTCGCTTCATGCGTTGCGTCCAGTCTGTCGCCGGCCGACGGCCGCCATAAGGGGCGATGTGTAAAGGAAAACGTGACCGCCGTTACACTATGTAAATGCTGCCAACCCTCCGCACGATTCTGGGCCTCCCCGTGCTTCGCGCTGCCTCGCCGCAGATCCTCGGCGGCGCAGCCGGCCTCGATGCACCGGTGCGCTGGGTCCACGTCAGCGAGTTGCTGGACATTTCCAGCCTCCTCTCCGGCGGTGAACTGGTGCTTACCACCGGACTGGAGCTGGAGAAGGAGCCGGACGCCACGGCGTCGTTCATCCGTTCCCTGGAGGAGTCCTCGGCCGCCGGGCTGATCGTGGAACTGGTGGGGGAGCGGGGCCGCAGCCTGGCGGCGCTGCAGGCGGCGGCGAAGTCATGCACGCTGCCCGTGACCGTGGTGCAGCGGCGGGTGCGCTTTGTCGAGGTCACCGAGGTGGTGCACCGGATGATCGTGGCGGAGCAGCTCGAACGCGTGGAACGCGCCCGCGATGTCCACGAGGCGTTCACGGTCCTCAGCCTGGAGAGCGCAGGCACGGAGCGGGTGGTGGAGCAGGCTGCCGGGATGATCGGAGCGCCGGTGGTGCTGGAGGACCTGTCCCACCTGGTCCTCGCCTATTCGGCGCAGGGCCTTGCCACCACAGAGCTGCTGCATGACTGGGAGCGCCGTTCCCGGACCACGCCCTCGTCTGGGAGAACGGTGCGCACCGGGCCGGAGAACTGGCTGCAGGTTCCGGTGGGTGTCCGGGAGCAGCTGTGGGGACGGCTGGTCCTTCCGGTAACCCCGGACGACGAGGAGACCGCGGCCATGGTGCTTGAGCGCGCGGCACAGACCCTCGCCATCAACCGGCTCGCCGAACGGGACCGGCGGGAGCTCGGCCAGCAGGCCCAGGCCGGGCTGCTCAACGCGCTGCGGCACCCGCGGGGGCTCAGCGAAGCGGAAGCCCTGGCGCGCGCCGGCGCCCTGGGGCTGAAACGTTCGCCGCTCTATGTGCCGATCGTCTACCGCATGGGCGCGTCCGCGCCGGCTGCAGCAACATCCGATGCCGCACCGTCCCGCGATCCGCTCGCCGGCCAGCAGGAGGAACGCGCCCTCCTGGAATTACTGTCCAAGGTGGTCAAGTCCACGGCGGGCAGCGCGCTGACCGCCAGCATCCAGTCCGGGTCGGTGGGCATGATCCTCGCCCTCCCGGCGAAGCAGCTTGAGGACGCCACCCTGCAGCGGCTGGCGGACGCGCTGGCGGTGCAGGCGCGTGACGGTGGTCCGCAAGCAGCAGACGACGACGGCGCCCGCCGGCGGGGGGCAGCGGCACCGCCCTGGACCATCGGCGTCGGACGCCTGCGGACGTCCCTGCTGGAGGCAGCGGCGGGTATTGATGAGGCTGCCCACGTCGCCGAAACGGCGGCGACGCTGCGGGGCACTAAACCGTTCTACCGGGCCACCGACGTCCGGCTGCGGGGGCTGCTGGCCCTCCTGCGCAATGATCCGCGCGTCCAGCAGTTCGTGGAGTCCGAACTGGAAAGCCTGCTGCAGGCCGAGGCCCGGGGGAGCGCCGGGCACCTGGACCTGCTGGGCCAATACCTCGAATCCGGCGGAAACAAGGCAGCACTCGCACGGAGCGGCTACCTGAGCAGACCCACGTTGTATGCCCGGCTTGCCCGGCTGGAGGAGCTCCTGGCTGTGGACCTTGATGACGCCGAATCCCGGACCTCGCTGCACGTCGCCCTCCTGCTGCACCGGCTCCGGATGCCGTGATCCCGGCGCCACCCGACCACTCCCGACACTTCCCGACCCCGAACGCGGCGCGTGCCGCAGAATGCGAACCTTGACGGATGGCTAAGCCCTTTACCCTGACCCAGCTGCGGTATTTTGCGGTGGTAGCGGAGCTCGAAAACATGACGGCGGCCGCGGACCGGTTGCTGGTGACCCAGTCCACCCTGTCCACGGCCATGGCCCAGCTTGAAGCGAGCCTGTCCACCCAGCTGTTCGTGCGCCTGCGGACCAAGGGGCTGCGGCTCACGCCGACCGGCCGGCAGCTTGCCCAGGACATCAAGGTGCTGCTGGAGAACGCGGATTCGCTCTACGAATCCGCCCGCGGCCTGGCTGCCAGCCTGGTGGGTGAGCTCAAGGTCGGCGTGTTTGCCCCGCTGGCGCCCTTCAGGCTGCCCGCGATCCTCCAGACGTTCGAGGTGCAGCACCCGGGCGTTGAAGTGTCCTTCCTGGAAGCCGACCTGGCCAGCCTGCAGACGGCCCTGCTTGAAGGCCACTGCGACGTGGCACTGACCTACGGCCTCGGCCTGGGGCGCGGCTTCACGCACCAGGTGCTGGAACGCGTTCCGCCGCACGTGCTGGTCCATGCCGAGCATCCTGCCGCGGCGCGGCCCGAGAAGACCATTTCACTCAAGGAACTCGACGGCGAACCCTCCGTGGTGTTGGACCTGCCGCACAGCCGGGAGTACTTCGAGCAGCTCTATGTCATTGCAGGCGTGGTGCCAAACGTCCGCCACCGCTTTGCCGGGTATGAGACCGTCCGGTCATTTGTGGCAAAGGGGCACGGATACGCATTGCTGAATCAGCGGCTCCACAGCGATATGACCTATTCCGGGGGCAAGGTGGTGGCGTTGACGCTGACGGATAATTTCCCGCCCATCGAGGTGATGCTGGTCCGCCCCGAGGGAGTGCAGCCAACCCGGCGGGCGCTGGCTTTCGAGGAAACCTGCCTCAGGCTCTATGGGGCGTCCCGCAACTGACCCTGCATGGCCGGATACGCCGCCTTCGCGCGGCTATATCTCGCGGCTTCATCCCGTGGCTTTGGCATTGGCAAAATCGATCGATCTCCCAAAAACAATCAATTGGACAGATGTGAACGGGATCACACACAGTTGATGCAACCGGGTGGATCCGGGGATCCCCCAGCGGCGAAAACCCCGCAAACACGGCTTTGGCCGAAACCCCAAAGCGAGCTGACCATGTTGATCAAAGGAGATTCAATGGTTCCGAATCACACACAATGTGTCCGAAGCATGTCCGGACCGGTGTATCGCAGCAACAGTGCGGCAATGTCCGCGGAAAATTCTTCAAACTCCCGTAACGCGGCATCGGGTACCGGAAACACGGCGAACCTAGCGTGGCTCTCATGACCATCAACGACATCAAGAACCAGCCGCAGCCGGCCGCGGAGCCGGGCCCCAACACATCCTCTGTGGGCCCCGCCGGCCCCGGCACTGCAACCCTCGAGAAGGACACCGCCCGCCTCGGAACCGGGCAGCCAGGCACCACCAAGATGCAGAAGCGCGTTCTGCTGGGCGGAAGCATCGGCCAGTTCATCGAGTTCTACGACTTCACCCTCTACGGCCTTACCGCCGTGATTTTCTCGCAGCTGTTCTTCCCCGGCAGCAACCCCGTCGCTGCCCTGCTGGCCACCTTCGCCACGTTCGGCGTCGCCTTCGTGGTCCGGCCCATCGGCGGCCTGTTCTTCGGCGCCCTCGGCGACAGGATCGGCCGCCGCCGCGTCCTGACCATTACCCTGGTTGCCATCGGCGGCGCCACCGCCCTGATGGGACTCCTGCCCACCTACGGCCAGATCGGCGCCTGGGCTCCTGCCCTGCTGGTGCTCTGCCGCCTCGTCCAGGGCTTCTCCGCCGGTGGCGAATCCGTGGGTGCGCCGTCCTTCGTCTTCGAGCACGCCCCGGTCAACAAGCGCGGATTCTGGCTCAACATCACCATCGCCGCCACCGCGCTGCCCTCCGTGGTTGCCGGCACCATGATCCTGGTCCTCAGCCAGTCGATGCCCAACGAAGCTTTCATGGCGTGGGGCTGGCGCCTGCCGTTCCTCCTCGCGCTGCCGCTGGCACTCTTCGGCGTCTGGATCCGCAGCCGCACGGTGGAAAGCGACTCGTTCAACGAAGCGAAGGCAGCACGGACCAAGGAATTCAGCCCTGTCCGCGAGGCCTTCCGCGAGAACCGCCTCCGCATGGTCCAGGTCATCTTTGTGATGGGCCTGACAGCCATGGGCTTCTACTTCCTCTCGGCCTACTTCGTCTCCTACGTGCAGACCACCGGCCACCTCAGCCGCGAACAATCGCTCATGGTGAACGCCGCAGCACTGGCCCTCTACGCCATCCTCCTTCCGATCGGCGGCCGCCTCGGGGACCGCTTCGGCCGCAAGCCGATGCTCATCGTCGGCTCCCTC harbors:
- a CDS encoding aspartate aminotransferase family protein, whose protein sequence is MTSTIESGVLPLSDDAGSARRAYKLDRKHVFHSWSAQDLLDPMVITAAEGSHVWDGDGNKYLDFSSQLVNTNIGHQHPAVVAAIAAQAAKLCTIAPSYANDARSEAARLIAERTPGELDRIFFTNGGADANEHAVRMARLHTGRHKVLSAYRSYHGGTQLAINLTGDPRRWPSDTASTGTVHFFPPYLYRTAFHSTTQEEESQRALEHLEQLISLEGPATIAALILESVPGTAGIYMPPPGYLQGVRDLCTKYGIVFIADEVMAGFGRTGKWFAVEHFDVIPDLLTFAKGVNSGYVPLGGVAISPEIAATFGKRAYPGGLTYSGHPLATAAAVATINTMEREGIVEHAAFLGETVIGPALAGFAERHPSVGEVRGTGVFWAIELVRDRSTREPLAPYGGSSPVMNEIVAACKSKGLLPFANFNRIHVVPPCNTSVQDIEAGLAILDDVLDIADQAIA
- a CDS encoding CoA-acylating methylmalonate-semialdehyde dehydrogenase, translated to MNIVEHWINGSYVPVGERTAPVTNPATGKVTAQVALASTEDSNAAIAAAKAAFPAWRDTSLARRTQVLFAFRELLNSRKDELAAIITSEHGKVLDDALGEVTRGQEVVEFACGIPHLLKGSYTENASTKVDVHSVRQALGPVAIISPFNFPAMVPMWFFPLAIAAGNTVIIKPSEKDPTAVNWMAELWKEAGLPDGVFNVLHGDKVAVDALLTHPDVKAVSFVGSTPIAKYVYQTATAHGKRVQALGGAKNHMIVLPDADLDLAADAAVNAGFGSAGERCMAISALLAVGDIADDLVAKIAQRANSLRTGDGLRGCDMGPLVTAQHRDKVAGYVDAGEAAGATIVVDGRTISPDAEGEGFFVGPTLFDNVTTDMSIYQDEIFGPVLSVVRVDTYDQALELINSNPYGNGTAIFTNDGGAARRFENEVEVGMVGINVPVPVPMAYYSFGGWKNSLFGDTHAHGTEGVGFFTRGKAVTSRWLDPSHGGINLGFPQNA
- a CDS encoding PucR family transcriptional regulator translates to MLPTLRTILGLPVLRAASPQILGGAAGLDAPVRWVHVSELLDISSLLSGGELVLTTGLELEKEPDATASFIRSLEESSAAGLIVELVGERGRSLAALQAAAKSCTLPVTVVQRRVRFVEVTEVVHRMIVAEQLERVERARDVHEAFTVLSLESAGTERVVEQAAGMIGAPVVLEDLSHLVLAYSAQGLATTELLHDWERRSRTTPSSGRTVRTGPENWLQVPVGVREQLWGRLVLPVTPDDEETAAMVLERAAQTLAINRLAERDRRELGQQAQAGLLNALRHPRGLSEAEALARAGALGLKRSPLYVPIVYRMGASAPAAATSDAAPSRDPLAGQQEERALLELLSKVVKSTAGSALTASIQSGSVGMILALPAKQLEDATLQRLADALAVQARDGGPQAADDDGARRRGAAAPPWTIGVGRLRTSLLEAAAGIDEAAHVAETAATLRGTKPFYRATDVRLRGLLALLRNDPRVQQFVESELESLLQAEARGSAGHLDLLGQYLESGGNKAALARSGYLSRPTLYARLARLEELLAVDLDDAESRTSLHVALLLHRLRMP
- a CDS encoding LysR family transcriptional regulator, which translates into the protein MAKPFTLTQLRYFAVVAELENMTAAADRLLVTQSTLSTAMAQLEASLSTQLFVRLRTKGLRLTPTGRQLAQDIKVLLENADSLYESARGLAASLVGELKVGVFAPLAPFRLPAILQTFEVQHPGVEVSFLEADLASLQTALLEGHCDVALTYGLGLGRGFTHQVLERVPPHVLVHAEHPAAARPEKTISLKELDGEPSVVLDLPHSREYFEQLYVIAGVVPNVRHRFAGYETVRSFVAKGHGYALLNQRLHSDMTYSGGKVVALTLTDNFPPIEVMLVRPEGVQPTRRALAFEETCLRLYGASRN
- a CDS encoding MFS transporter, which codes for MTINDIKNQPQPAAEPGPNTSSVGPAGPGTATLEKDTARLGTGQPGTTKMQKRVLLGGSIGQFIEFYDFTLYGLTAVIFSQLFFPGSNPVAALLATFATFGVAFVVRPIGGLFFGALGDRIGRRRVLTITLVAIGGATALMGLLPTYGQIGAWAPALLVLCRLVQGFSAGGESVGAPSFVFEHAPVNKRGFWLNITIAATALPSVVAGTMILVLSQSMPNEAFMAWGWRLPFLLALPLALFGVWIRSRTVESDSFNEAKAARTKEFSPVREAFRENRLRMVQVIFVMGLTAMGFYFLSAYFVSYVQTTGHLSREQSLMVNAAALALYAILLPIGGRLGDRFGRKPMLIVGSLALAILSVPSFMLVTSGSLPLALLGQSLFVVALCIYGGGCYTFFVEIFTTRTRFTSAAISYNGAYALFGGTAPFIGTALVGGTGVPHAPGFYMAAAAVVVLLLVLFTKVPETRGRMG